Proteins encoded in a region of the Streptomyces sp. NBC_01298 genome:
- a CDS encoding enoyl-CoA hydratase/isomerase family protein, translating into MDAALLSSVADGVATVVISHPAKRNAMTAAMWRGLPELLAGLAADPAVRVLVLTGAGETFCAGADISSLTGDEDPQALAVAAEEALAAFPKPTLAAIRGFCVGGGSQLAAACDLRFAEEGASFGVTPAKLGIVYPASSTRRLASLVGPSAAKYLLFSAELIDAERALRTGLLDELLPAGQLSKRVTEFTRILTTRSQLTQSSAKEFADGRTDRDAHWAAQAAASGDIAEGVAAFLERRAPAFSWTPPSE; encoded by the coding sequence ATGGACGCCGCCCTGCTCTCCTCCGTCGCCGACGGGGTCGCCACCGTCGTGATCTCGCACCCCGCCAAGCGCAACGCCATGACGGCCGCGATGTGGCGCGGGCTGCCGGAGCTGCTGGCCGGGCTCGCGGCGGATCCGGCCGTACGGGTACTGGTCCTGACGGGGGCCGGCGAGACCTTCTGCGCGGGGGCCGACATCTCCTCCCTGACCGGGGACGAGGACCCGCAGGCCCTGGCCGTGGCGGCGGAAGAGGCGCTCGCCGCCTTCCCCAAGCCCACGCTGGCCGCGATCCGCGGGTTCTGCGTGGGCGGGGGCAGCCAGCTGGCCGCGGCCTGCGATCTGCGCTTCGCGGAGGAGGGCGCCTCCTTCGGGGTGACTCCGGCGAAGCTGGGCATCGTCTACCCGGCCTCGTCCACCCGGCGGCTCGCCTCGCTGGTGGGCCCGTCGGCCGCCAAGTACCTTCTCTTCTCAGCCGAGTTGATCGACGCGGAACGGGCGCTGCGCACCGGACTGCTGGACGAGCTGCTTCCGGCGGGTCAACTGTCGAAGCGCGTCACGGAGTTCACCCGGATCCTGACCACGCGCAGTCAGCTCACGCAGAGTTCGGCGAAGGAGTTCGCGGACGGCCGCACGGACCGGGACGCCCACTGGGCGGCGCAGGCCGCGGCCAGCGGGGACATCGCGGAGGGGGTCGCCGCGTTCCTGGAACGGCGCGCGCCCGCCTTCAGCTGGACTCCTCCTTCGGAGTGA